One genomic region from Xenopus laevis strain J_2021 chromosome 2L, Xenopus_laevis_v10.1, whole genome shotgun sequence encodes:
- the brwd1.L gene encoding bromodomain and WD repeat-containing protein 1 isoform X3, protein MQQSAAGNGTWTPYSLRGMYLATGGSDHAVRLYFFGCEAPKKLIQLEGHTDIIDSVQFANSGERFVSGSNDGTARIWYLYQKDWKSIQLDMREGDKDGEEEEDQLMRPKVLMITWDLTDTMVVTASNLHSLKVWESHTGKLLRVLSGHQNDIYVLEPHPFDSRVMISAGYDGKIIIWDVAKGKQIKCYCNTIEHEGHGAILDCKLSGDGQHIASTDSHGHLLIFGFGCSKPYEKIPDEMFFHTDYRPLCIDGNHYVLDEQTQLAPHLMPPPFLVDGDGNPHEPKYQRLVPGRENFEDEHLIPQLGYMETSDGEIVEQVIGQQASNDPQNAEPNSQEGIRPPLIADGQRENTNSAPSTGASHNGQVQGVRQLQSSSISSQTSAERDYLAWRRRVVVPEIDCSVYRQQEEFRLEKAREEKAYFLKQILQLSFQENHFPAEKQNVKSNKRPKCRSPSPRPDVEQFLDLSCEEGEETESRASEEEISTVDDTSSHVSTDKEEDWRSEESSEYSDWTVDAGINLQPPSRISTRRQLKTIITSSEEEEEEEESSAEERLSSPKKRIPKRRRSNSEVQSAGRPLSDGENLTDLHPPLWITDTTPRRSPFVPQMGDDVIYFRQGHESYINVVKRNNLNFLKKLKEPWKHIMLRDQELVKVVGIRYDVGPPTLCCLKLALIDHVTGKFTNQSFSLKYHDMPDVIDFLVLKQFYDQSCQTDWHAGTFFRESDRFRSIIDDAWWFGTVMDQEPYQPDYPDSLFQCYTVKWDNTEIERLSPWDMEIIPAYVSPPSELGTSISLNSDELEELLYSPQKGEWGNGDQDAECERIICGIDQILCMEIATQFAAPVDLNVYPTYCTVVSYPTDLSTIRMRLVNRFYRRLSALIWEVRYIELNARAFNEPDSSIAKSAKIITDLLLRFIMDSRCRNISTLCNSAEGDEEEESADEQKQKRRDKDAKSKEDAWRIQCLELTNAVLEHEDSEPFREPVDLYEYPDYLDIVQSPRDFGTITKYLDLGGYNSPLELRKDMRLVFSNAKMYTPDKRSKIYSMALRLSEFVEARMDTIISGYKAACNYKQKENESNSLKSATKNAKQRRLISESENESGQEPCSSRSTSSEVFSNNSRDSIASTSGASSHRGVLGKSTASAAKIAPVIASSSSSSTSASSESETDSSSSTSDSENSSGSEEAESNKKSASKSHPKVNTLVKSVDPAKRNVRTATTKQESQGNHQQRMTSSKRRHDSDSEESVPNHKVNSKSNTKKKMLRKSAALAANKIKCMSDIEGSMSSSDIECREGKGSRTLPQRAAAAEAKKHLMDGSGEENTLRSDGDQQPRMEPNALCASKSVRRIRSNSSGSEGGSKYLSSHESSLSYESEDEHPINGKNSDKEMSESSIADSPCKRSTTVSRRLVSESDSDISSAEEHQVTKKKHTVPKAKIAAEKISTLKKTKKMKPQKDLANSQKPSKKYADKVNERAFDSTDSDSDHGSTIVKRKVRTKVVSSLSSPPRKTKVVSDSEETLDSEYFGSEEELPQSKSINKTESSSESSSSCSDSGSSFSDSSSNRDRKVNGKTVALKPKEPECKRKRAKSSCDDDWEELNYKQRKKLTRQAKIPTRNRGKRRVGHDDTDSDETVSRRKSTNRRLRKVSARARARQFLL, encoded by the exons ATGCAACAGTCTGCTGCTGGGAATGGGACGTGGACACCTTACAGTTTAA GGGGTATGTACCTGGCAACAGGCGGCAGTGATCATGCCGTTAGACTATATTTTTTTGGCTGTGAAGCCCCGAAGAAGCTGATACAACTTGAAGGCCACACT gatATAATTGACAGTGTCCAGTTTGCAAACAGCGGAGAAAG GTTTGTAAGTGGAAGCAACGATGGAACCGCTCGAATCTGGTATTTGTATCAGAAGGACTGGAAAAGCATTCAGCTTGATATGCGAGAGGGTGATAAAGACGG tgaggaggaggaagatcAGCTTATGAGACCAAAGGTGTTAATGATTACATGGGACCTCACTGATACCATGGTTGTTACTGCAAGCAATCTCCATTCTCTCAAGGTGTGGGAGTCCCATACTGGGAAACTGCTCCGAGTTTTGTCT GGACATCAGAATGACATATATGTTTTAGAGCCTCATCCCTTTGATTCCAGAGTGATGATCTCCGCAGGTTATGATGGAAAAATCATTATTTGGGACGTGGCCAAgggaaagcaaataaagtgctacTGTAACACG ATTGAACACGAGGGACACGGTGCCATTTTGGACTGCAAATTGTCTGGGGATGGACAGCACATAGCGAGCACAGATTCACACGGACACTtgctcatttttggatttggttgcAGTAAACCTTATGAAAAG ATACCAGACGAAATGTTTTTCCATACGGACTATAGGCCTCTCTGTATTGATGGCAATCATTATGTGTTGGATGAGCAAACCCAGCTGGCACCGCATCTCATGCCTCCTCCGTTCTTGGTGGATGGTGATGGGAATCCACATGAACCAAAGTATCAGCGCCTGGTACCTGGAAGAGAGAATTTTGAAGATGAGCACTTAATTCCTCAGCTTGGATACATGGAAACCA GCGATGGAGAAATTGTAGAACAAGTAATTGGCCAGCAAGCAAGCAATGATCCGCAGAATGCCGAGCCCAATTCTCAGGAAGGAATAAGACCACCTCTAATAGCAGATGGGCAAAGAG aaaataCCAACTCTGCTCCAAGCACTGGTGCTTCCCACAATGGTCAGGTTCAAGGGGTACGACAATTACAAAGCAGTTCCATTTCGAGTCAGACCTCTGCTGAGCGAGACTATCTAGCATGGAGACGCAGAGTTGTTGTCCCGGAGATTGACTGCAGTGTGTACAG GCAACAGGAGGAATTCAGACTTGAGAAAGCACGGGAAGAGAAAGCATACTTTCTGAAACAGATTTTACAGCTGAGTTTTCAGGAG AATCATTTTCCAGCTGAAAAGCAAAATGTGAAAAGCAACAAGAGGCCAAAGTGTCGCAGTCCATCACCCCGGCCTGATGTGGAACAATTCCTTGATCTCTCTTGTGAAGAAGGCGAAGAAACAGAGTCTAGAGCGTCAGAGGAAGAG ATCAGCACTGTGGACGATACATCAAGTCATGTGTCTACTGACAAAGAAGAAGACTGGAGAAGTGAAGAGTCAAG TGAGTACTCAGACTGGACTGTTGATGCTGGAATCAATCTGCAACCACCTAGCCGCATTTCCACACGGCGTCAGTTAAAGACCATAATTACAAGTTccgaggaggaagaggaggaggaagagagctCTGCTGAGGAACGATTATCTTCTCCAAAGAAGAGGATTCCAAAACGAAGACGTTCCAATTCG GAGGTGCAGAGTGCAGGAAGGCCGCTGTCTGACGGGGAGAATTTAACTGATTTGCACCCCCCTCTTTGGATAACAGACACAACACCCAGAAGATCTCCTTTTGTTCCTCAGATGGGGGATGAT GTAATATACTTTCGACAGGGCCATGAATCTTACATCAATGTGGTCAAAAGAAACAACCTCAACTTTCTGAAAAAGCTGAAAGAACCTTGGAAGCACATCATGCTACGG gaCCAGGAACTTGTGAAAGTTGTAGGAATCCGCTACGACGTTGGTCCTCCTACTTTATGTTGCCTCAAACTTGCCTTGATTGACCATGTTACTGGGAAGTTCACAAATCAGTCATTTTCCCTCAA GTATCATGATATGCCCGATGTCATTGATTTCCTCGTGTTAAAGCAGTTCTACGATCAGTCTTGTCAAACAGACTGGCATGCTGGTACGTTCTTCAGAGAAA GCGACAGGTTCCGCTCCATTATAGACGATGCTTGGTGGTTTGGAACAGTTATGGATCAAGAGCCATACCAGCCCGATTACCCAGACAGCCTATTTCAGTGCTACACAGTGAA GTGGGACAACACGGAAATAGAAAGGTTAAGTCCTTGGGATATGGAAATCATTCCAGCTTATG TGAGTCCGCCTTCAGAACTAGGAACCAGCATTTCCCTCAACTCAGATGAGCTAGAAGAGTTGCTGTACAGTCCTCAAAAAGGAGAATGGGGTAATGGGGATCAAGACGCTGAATGCGAACGCATTATTTGTGGCATCGACCAGATCCTTTGTATGG AAATCGCCACTCAATTTGCTGCTCCTGTTGACTTGAATGTATATCCAACCTATTGTACAGTGGTTTCCTACCCAACGGATCTAAGCACAATACGGATGAGACTTGTGAACAGATTTTACAG GCGATTGTCTGCTCTGATCTGGGAAGTGCGATATATTGAGCTTAACGCCCGGGCCTTCAATGAACCAGACAGCTCAATAGCTAAATCTGCAAAGATCATTACAGATTTACTGTTACGGTTCATAAT GGACAGCCGCTGCCGAAATATTTCTACCCTGTGCAACAGTGCAGAGGGAGACGAGGAGGAGGAATCAGCTGATGAACAG aaGCAAAAGAGGAGAGACAAAGATGCTAAATCTAAGGAGGATGCCTGGAGAATTCAATGTCTGGAACTGACAAATGCTGTACTGGAGCATGAGGATTCAGAGCCTTTTAGGGAACCTGTTGACCTATACGAATACCCA GACTATCTGGATATTGTTCAATCCCCTAGAGATTTTGGAACAATAACGAAATATTTGGATTTAGGAGGATACAACAGCCCTCTTGAGCTTCGGAAAGATATGAGATTAGTGTTCTCCAATGCAAAAATGTACACACCAGATAAAAGATCCAAG ATCTACAGTATGGCATTGCGACTTTCTGAATTTGTAGAGGCAAGAATGGACACCATTATCTCTGGCTATAAAGCTGCCTGTAACTACAAACAAAAAGAGAATGAATCCAATTCCTTGAAGAG CGCAACTAAAAACGCAAAGCAAAGGCGGTTAATATCAGAGTCTGAGAACGAATCTGGCCAGGAGCCTTGTTCATCCCGATCTACCTCAAGTGAAGTGTTTTCTAATAACAGCCGGGACAGTATTGCCAGCACCTCTGGCGCGTCCTCTCATAGAGGCGTATTGGGCAAATCCACTGCCTCCGCTGCTAAAATTGCTCCAGTAATAGCTAGTAGCTCTTCATCCAGCACCTCTGCTTCCTCAG AAAGTGAAACAGATTCCTCATCATCTACCTCTGATTCAGAAAATTCCTCTGGTTCTGAGGAAGCTGAAAGCAATAAAAAGTCGGCATCAAAGTCCCATCCCAAAGTCAACACATTGGTAAAATCAGTGGATCCAGCTAAAAGGAATGTGAGAACAGCAACTACAAAACAAG AATCTCAGGGTAATCACCAACAGAGAATGACTTCAAGTAAAAGAAGACACGACAGTGATTCAGAAGAATCTGTGCCTAACCACAAAGTAAACAGTAAATCCAATACAAAGAAGAAAATGCTACGCAAGAGCGCCGCCCTAGCAGCTAATAAAATAAAGTGCATGAGTGATATTGAAGGCAGCATGTCCTCCTCAGACATAGAATGCCGGGAAGGAAAGGGCAGTCGGACATTACCCCAACGAGCAGCTGCGGCAGAAGCTAAAAAACATCTTATGGATGGCTCTGGGGAAGAGAACACTTTGAGAAGCGATGGCGATCAACAACCTAGAATGGAGCCAAATGCATTGTGTGCTTCTAAATCTGTCCGGAGAATTAGAAGTAATTCTAGTGGCTCAGAGGGTGGATCAAAATATCTCTCTTCCCATGAGTCTTCATTAAGCTATGAAAGTGAAGATGAACATCCCATAAATGGCAAAAATTCTGACAAAGAAATGAGTGAGTCTTCTATAGCGGACTCTCCTTGTAAGCGCTCAACCACAGTGTCCCGGAGGCTTGTTAGTGAATCAGACTCTGACATTTCCTCTGCGGAAGAGCATCAGGTAACCAAAAAGAAACACACTGTGCCTAAAGCAAAGATAGCAGCCGAAAAAATTTCGActttgaaaaagacaaaaaaaatgaaaccacaaAAAGACCTCGCAAATTCTCAGAAACCCAGTAAAAAGTATGCTGATAAAGTCAATGAGAGGGCTTTTGATTCTACAGATTCAGACTCTGACCATGGGTCTACCATTGTAAAGAGGAAAGTACGCACAAAGGTTGTGTCTTCTCTCTCCTCACCGCCTCGAAAAACAAAAGTAGTGAGCGATTCTGAAGAGACTCTCGATTCGGAGTACTTTGGTTCTGAGGAAGAGCTTCCTCAGTCTAAATCTATCAACAAAACGGAGTCGTCTTCAGAGTCCAGCTCATCTTGCTCAGATTCCGGGTCGTCTTTTTCAGACAGCAGCAGTAATCGCGACcgtaaagtaaatggaaaaactgTCGCTTTAAAACCCAAGGAACCCGAGTGCAAGAGGAAACGAGCAAAGAGCAGCTGTGATGACGACTGGGAGGAGCTGAACTATAAGCAACGCAAGAAACTAACTCGCCAAGCTAAGATACCAACGAGGAATCGAGGAAAGAGGAGAGTCGGACACGATGATACGGACAGTGATGAAACCGTCAGTCGCAGGAAGTCTACCAATAGGCGGCTAAGGAAAGTGTCTGCCAGGGCAAGAGCCAGGCAGTTCCTACTGTGA